The Sporomusaceae bacterium FL31 genome contains a region encoding:
- the scrA gene encoding permease, producing the protein MTKEQALANQIQRIVGGKENISAATYCMTRLRLTIIDMSKIDLTALKNLSGVLGVVEASEQLQIILGPGIVGRVAAEVTALTGVQMGEVQDLKAQIKDKNHTPLKMLLGKLAAIFVPLIPAIVGSGMVTGVTNVAIQLGADPQGTFITSLNVIGWGFFSYLGIFVGINTAKEFSGTPAIGGLAGILIINPAIASITIHGMSLVPGRGGIFGVILVAWFMTMVEKQVRRFVPNALDIVVTPLITLLIGGFASFYVLQPVGGVLSDGIINLFKNLLELGGAVAGFILAGTFLPVVMSGLHQGLVPVHMEFLNLHKANPLMPILSMAGAGQVGATAAVYLKTKNSKLKEIIKGALPVGILGIGEPLIFGVTLPLGRPFITACIGAGFGGAFQAAMHVNSIALGLSGIPLAFLIQPGSIAYYLTGILIAYIAGFIITWIGGFDDLKEEHEQQGQGGV; encoded by the coding sequence GTGACAAAAGAACAAGCATTAGCCAACCAAATTCAGCGAATTGTTGGCGGTAAGGAAAATATCAGTGCTGCAACTTACTGCATGACTCGCCTACGGCTTACGATCATAGACATGTCCAAAATCGATTTGACTGCCTTAAAAAATCTTAGCGGCGTACTCGGGGTTGTTGAAGCGTCAGAGCAACTGCAAATTATCCTTGGCCCCGGTATTGTTGGCCGGGTGGCTGCAGAAGTAACCGCTTTAACAGGTGTGCAAATGGGGGAAGTCCAAGATTTAAAAGCTCAAATTAAGGATAAAAACCATACACCGCTTAAAATGCTCCTGGGGAAACTGGCTGCTATTTTTGTGCCGCTCATTCCAGCCATTGTCGGTTCCGGCATGGTGACAGGTGTAACCAATGTTGCCATTCAATTGGGCGCTGACCCGCAAGGAACGTTTATTACCAGCTTGAATGTGATTGGCTGGGGCTTCTTCTCTTACTTAGGGATTTTCGTAGGCATCAATACAGCCAAGGAATTCTCGGGTACGCCAGCTATCGGTGGACTAGCCGGAATCTTGATTATCAATCCTGCCATCGCTTCCATCACAATCCATGGAATGTCTCTTGTTCCCGGCAGGGGTGGTATATTTGGGGTTATCCTGGTCGCGTGGTTTATGACCATGGTAGAAAAACAAGTACGGCGGTTTGTACCGAATGCGCTGGATATTGTGGTTACACCCCTGATTACCTTGCTCATCGGCGGTTTTGCCAGTTTCTATGTTTTGCAGCCTGTCGGCGGCGTATTATCTGACGGCATTATCAATTTATTTAAGAATCTGCTGGAACTAGGCGGAGCTGTTGCTGGCTTTATTCTGGCCGGAACTTTTCTGCCTGTTGTTATGAGTGGCCTTCACCAGGGATTAGTCCCTGTTCATATGGAATTTCTAAATCTCCACAAGGCCAACCCGCTTATGCCCATCTTGTCTATGGCCGGTGCCGGGCAAGTAGGAGCCACTGCAGCGGTGTATCTGAAAACCAAAAACAGTAAGCTGAAAGAAATCATTAAAGGCGCACTGCCGGTCGGAATTCTTGGCATTGGTGAGCCACTGATTTTCGGGGTTACCTTACCGCTTGGCCGTCCTTTTATTACTGCTTGTATTGGAGCCGGCTTTGGCGGAGCTTTTCAAGCCGCTATGCATGTCAATTCGATTGCCCTAGGTTTGTCAGGAATACCACTGGCCTTTCTGATTCAACCCGGATCTATCGCGTATTATTTGACCGGGATTCTGATTGCCTATATAGCTGGCTTTATCATAACCTGGATAGGCGGCTTTGATGATCTGAAAGAAGAACATGAGCAGCAGGGCCAAGGGGGCGTATGA
- the murQ gene encoding N-acetylmuramic acid 6-phosphate etherase yields the protein MNLEKLLTEARNPDTLDIDNRSSLEIVELINQEDQKVAVAIQRILPDIAKAVDFIVTALQAGGRLFYLGAGTSGRIGILDASECPPTYGTHPELVQGLIAGGTQAIFRAVEGAEDSDTLAAEDLKSKQLNESDIIVGIAASGRTPYVIGGLRYAKSIGCRTVSLTCSPDSEMSKLADHSLTVLTGPEVIMGSTRMKAGTAQKMVLNMLTTATMIGLGKVYSNLMVDVQTTNVKLKERAKRIVALAAGVSPSQAEEALNAASGSAKLAIVMIMSGASAEEASRLLQVGHDFISKALALHSKTK from the coding sequence ATGAATCTTGAAAAACTATTAACCGAAGCGCGGAATCCTGATACCCTTGACATTGACAATCGATCCAGTCTGGAGATTGTAGAACTGATTAACCAGGAAGATCAAAAAGTGGCGGTGGCTATTCAACGCATTCTGCCGGATATTGCAAAAGCCGTTGACTTCATAGTTACGGCGCTTCAGGCAGGCGGGCGGCTTTTTTATCTTGGTGCCGGAACGAGTGGCCGGATCGGAATTCTTGACGCATCAGAGTGTCCGCCCACTTACGGTACCCATCCTGAATTGGTGCAGGGATTAATCGCCGGAGGAACACAAGCCATCTTCCGGGCTGTAGAAGGAGCCGAGGATTCGGATACTCTGGCAGCGGAAGATCTAAAAAGCAAACAACTCAATGAATCAGACATCATAGTTGGCATTGCAGCCAGCGGTCGGACTCCCTATGTCATTGGTGGCTTACGCTACGCGAAGTCAATCGGATGCCGGACAGTATCCTTGACCTGCAGTCCTGATTCGGAGATGAGCAAACTGGCTGATCACAGCTTAACGGTATTAACAGGCCCCGAAGTCATTATGGGATCGACACGGATGAAAGCGGGTACAGCCCAGAAAATGGTGCTTAATATGCTGACAACGGCCACCATGATTGGCTTGGGAAAAGTTTATAGTAACTTAATGGTCGATGTACAGACTACCAACGTAAAGCTAAAGGAACGGGCCAAGCGAATTGTTGCCCTGGCTGCTGGCGTCAGTCCCAGCCAAGCTGAAGAAGCTCTGAACGCCGCAAGTGGTTCAGCAAAACTCGCCATTGTCATGATCATGTCCGGGGCTTCGGCTGAGGAGGCCTCCCGTTTGTTACAGGTCGGTCATGACTTTATTTCCAAGGCATTGGCACTGCACAGCAAAACCAAATAA